The Salmo trutta chromosome 6, fSalTru1.1, whole genome shotgun sequence genome has a window encoding:
- the LOC115195578 gene encoding twisted gastrulation protein homolog 1-A: protein MKSTQILLSTALLFLLSGLSMITACNKALCASDVSKCLIQELCQCRPSDGNCSCCKECMLCLGTLWEECCDCVGMCNPRNYSDTPATSKSTVEELYRPIPSLFRALTEGEAPINMMVVSFPVAEELSYHENLVSFLETLEDQHQNVSLTGNSIHASYDNTQSTEDNMCTVVYFDDCVSIRQCKQYCESMGGSKYRWFHNACCECIGPECLDYGSKTVKCMNCLF from the exons ATGAAGTCTACTCAAATTTTACTATCCACTGCACTTCTTTTCCTTCTGTCTGGACTTTCCATGATTACCGCCTGCAACAAGGCTCTCTGTGCCAGTGATGTCAGCAAGTGCCTCATTCAG GAGCTGTGTCAGTGCAGGCCCTCTGATGGGAACTGCTCATGCTGTAAGGAGTGTATGCTCTGTCTGGGCACGCTGTGGGAGGAGTGCTGCGACTGTGTGG GGATGTGTAACCCCAGGAACTACAGCGACACTCCGGCTACCTCCAAGAGCACGGTGGAGGAACTCTACCGACCCATCCCCTCACTGTTCCGTGCCCTCACCGAGGGTGAAGCACCCATCAACATGATGGTAGTATCCTTCCCCGTGGCTGAGGAACTATCTTACCATGAGAACCTGGTGTCTTTCCTGGAAACTCTGGAGGACCAGCACCAAAATGTCTCCCTGACCGGGAACAGTATCCACGCCAGCTACGATAACACCCAAAGtactgaag ATAACATGTGCACTGTGGTGTACTTTGACGACTGCGTGTCCATCCGCCAGTGCAAGCAATACTGCGAGTCCATGGGGGGCTCCAAATACCGCTGGTTCCACAATGCCTGCTGTGAGTGTATCGGCCCAGAGTGCCTCGACTACGGCAGCAAAACCGTCAAGTGTATGAACTGCCTGTTCTGA
- the LOC115195580 gene encoding gamma-soluble NSF attachment protein-like isoform X2 → MAAKINEAHDHIAKAEKYLKTSFMKWKPDYDSAASEYSKAAVAFKNAKMLEEAKEAYLQEAEAHTNNKTLFHAAKALEAAGMMLKDMQRIPEAIQYIERASMMYVENGTPDTAALALDRAGKLIESQDLAKAVDLYQKAASVFENEDRLRQAVEMLGKASRLLVRQHKLDEAAVSIQKEKNMYKEIENYPTCFKKTIAQVLVHLHRNDFVAADKCVRESYSLPGFSGSEDCIALEQLLQGYDEQDEDQVHCVCNSPLFKYMDNDYAKLSISLRVPGGGKKKAPASAADAGEGGAGAGEADEDEYAGGLC, encoded by the exons ATGGCTGCGAAAATCAACGAGGCGCACGACCACATTGCCAAGGCTGAAAAATA TTTAAAGactagcttcatgaaatggaagCCTGACTATGACAGTGCTGCATCAGAGTACTCAAAAGCAG CTGTTGCCTTTAAAAATGCCAAGATGCTTGAAGAAGCGAAGGAGGCGTACCTGCAAGAGGCAGAGGCACATACCAACAACAAAAC ACTTTTCCATGCAGCCAA AGCACTTGAGGCAGCTGGTATGATGCTCAAG GACATGCAGAGGATACCAGAGGCTATCCAGTATATTGAGAGAGCAAGCATGATGTATGTAGAGAATGGCACCCCAGACACTGCAGCCTTGGCCCTCGACAGAGCTGGAAA GCTAATCGAATCACAGGATCTAGCAAAAGCAGTGGATCTGTACCAGAAAGCTGCATCAGTGTTTGAG AATGAAGACCGTCTACGTCAAGCTGTAGAGATGTTGGGGAAAGCATCAAGACTTCTCGTCAGGCAACACAA GCTTGATGAAGCAGCAGTGTCCATTCAGAAGGAAAAGAACATGTATAAAGAAATAGAGAATTACCCAACGTGTTTTAAG AAAACCATTGCCCAAGTGCTAGTCCACCTTCACAGAAATGACTTCGTAGCAGCAGATAAATGTGTTCGAGAGAGTTACAG TCTGCCAGGCTTCAGTGGGAGTGAGGACTGTATTGCTTTGGAGCAGCTCCTGCAGGGCTACGACGAGCAGGATGAGGACCAAGTGCACTGCGTCTGTAACTCGCCCTTATTCAAGTACATGGACAATGAT TATGCAAAGTTGTCCATCAGCCTGAGGGTTCCCGGGGGGGGTAAGAAGAAGGCTCCTGCTTCAGCTGCCGATGCCGGGGAAGGAGGAGCAGGGGCAGGGGAGGCTGATGAGGATGAGTACGCTGGTGGGCTATGTTAG
- the LOC115195580 gene encoding gamma-soluble NSF attachment protein-like isoform X1, with protein MAAKINEAHDHIAKAEKYLKTSFMKWKPDYDSAASEYSKAAVAFKNAKMLEEAKEAYLQEAEAHTNNKTLFHAAKRPFCYRALEAAGMMLKDMQRIPEAIQYIERASMMYVENGTPDTAALALDRAGKLIESQDLAKAVDLYQKAASVFENEDRLRQAVEMLGKASRLLVRQHKLDEAAVSIQKEKNMYKEIENYPTCFKKTIAQVLVHLHRNDFVAADKCVRESYSLPGFSGSEDCIALEQLLQGYDEQDEDQVHCVCNSPLFKYMDNDYAKLSISLRVPGGGKKKAPASAADAGEGGAGAGEADEDEYAGGLC; from the exons ATGGCTGCGAAAATCAACGAGGCGCACGACCACATTGCCAAGGCTGAAAAATA TTTAAAGactagcttcatgaaatggaagCCTGACTATGACAGTGCTGCATCAGAGTACTCAAAAGCAG CTGTTGCCTTTAAAAATGCCAAGATGCTTGAAGAAGCGAAGGAGGCGTACCTGCAAGAGGCAGAGGCACATACCAACAACAAAAC ACTTTTCCATGCAGCCAA GAGACCTTTCTGTTACAGAGCACTTGAGGCAGCTGGTATGATGCTCAAG GACATGCAGAGGATACCAGAGGCTATCCAGTATATTGAGAGAGCAAGCATGATGTATGTAGAGAATGGCACCCCAGACACTGCAGCCTTGGCCCTCGACAGAGCTGGAAA GCTAATCGAATCACAGGATCTAGCAAAAGCAGTGGATCTGTACCAGAAAGCTGCATCAGTGTTTGAG AATGAAGACCGTCTACGTCAAGCTGTAGAGATGTTGGGGAAAGCATCAAGACTTCTCGTCAGGCAACACAA GCTTGATGAAGCAGCAGTGTCCATTCAGAAGGAAAAGAACATGTATAAAGAAATAGAGAATTACCCAACGTGTTTTAAG AAAACCATTGCCCAAGTGCTAGTCCACCTTCACAGAAATGACTTCGTAGCAGCAGATAAATGTGTTCGAGAGAGTTACAG TCTGCCAGGCTTCAGTGGGAGTGAGGACTGTATTGCTTTGGAGCAGCTCCTGCAGGGCTACGACGAGCAGGATGAGGACCAAGTGCACTGCGTCTGTAACTCGCCCTTATTCAAGTACATGGACAATGAT TATGCAAAGTTGTCCATCAGCCTGAGGGTTCCCGGGGGGGGTAAGAAGAAGGCTCCTGCTTCAGCTGCCGATGCCGGGGAAGGAGGAGCAGGGGCAGGGGAGGCTGATGAGGATGAGTACGCTGGTGGGCTATGTTAG